In Pseudomonas poae, a single genomic region encodes these proteins:
- a CDS encoding peptidase M48, Ste24p yields the protein MNALKLIALLIVFPLLLAATGAWELQRIDMDAMGVAHGLNRVQLFLAPGVVFFGLLSTLIGAGALAWIHRAGKRAQQSQVMLISTFLEGRQLLPGWLVGHIVTVSVAVVLVLAYECLALWKQEGISSFEAKLALLALLGEAFCLYGVWLLLKRCLGLLRMFEPSPRQMFGQLVRPDQAPQLWRQVEAWAGQMGALPPEHIVVSLSPGFHITACDTGLYPEGLALQGRTLHLPLCYLALLSREEVGAIVGHELAHFVGDKAEYSQRFLPLFDGARRNLENLAANLQECSPLEARLLKPVALFGNHFLAQMHNATLSLGHNRQYEADAAAATLAGNTTLASALLRMAVLGPQVKTLLETYLDLNKHNWPAVEDIAWQAITELQHRELKLSNHDLINPLPHPTHRLPATGERLKALGVPVQDVLASATRSTSTPVANAALDAWFSDALTLCRQLSVERVTAAVNQDTQYTEELETLANAVEGEFTLHEGARLRGIVMVAIALPCAALLLFLLMLNGLAPGRFSEDKVLAFWVAAGLACLGLVWGARLIKRSPLAALRITPDHLFYNNLAQPLPIRDIAKVEVVDSAGLYVFVHLEPGAPWPAARATGFGVPGVWRQKWRRVLTLRAEYLCIDGERVHSSDVLNLLVDYINASRAREQLQQQAPRVPKAATQRGFSV from the coding sequence ATGAACGCGTTGAAACTGATTGCCCTATTGATCGTCTTCCCTTTATTGCTGGCCGCCACCGGCGCTTGGGAACTACAGCGAATCGACATGGACGCCATGGGTGTTGCCCACGGCTTGAACCGTGTGCAGCTGTTCCTGGCACCCGGCGTGGTTTTCTTCGGGCTGCTGTCGACCTTGATCGGCGCAGGGGCGCTGGCGTGGATCCACCGCGCAGGCAAACGGGCGCAGCAGTCGCAAGTGATGCTGATCAGCACGTTCCTGGAGGGGCGACAGCTACTTCCAGGTTGGCTGGTGGGGCATATCGTGACGGTCTCGGTGGCAGTCGTGCTGGTTTTGGCCTACGAGTGCCTGGCGCTGTGGAAGCAAGAGGGCATATCGAGCTTTGAGGCCAAGCTGGCACTGTTGGCCCTGCTGGGCGAAGCCTTTTGTCTGTACGGCGTGTGGCTGTTGCTCAAACGATGCCTTGGCTTGCTGAGAATGTTCGAACCGTCGCCACGGCAGATGTTCGGCCAGTTGGTACGCCCGGACCAGGCGCCTCAATTGTGGCGTCAGGTAGAGGCATGGGCCGGTCAAATGGGCGCGCTACCGCCTGAGCACATCGTGGTGAGTTTGTCGCCGGGGTTCCATATCACCGCCTGCGACACCGGGTTGTACCCAGAAGGGTTGGCCCTGCAGGGACGCACCTTGCATCTGCCACTGTGCTACCTGGCGCTGTTGAGTCGTGAGGAAGTCGGCGCCATTGTCGGGCATGAATTGGCACATTTTGTGGGGGACAAGGCCGAGTACAGCCAGCGCTTTCTGCCACTGTTCGACGGGGCACGGCGCAACCTGGAAAACCTGGCCGCCAACCTGCAGGAGTGCTCGCCCCTCGAAGCGCGCCTGCTGAAACCTGTGGCGCTGTTCGGCAATCACTTCCTGGCTCAAATGCACAACGCCACCCTATCGCTTGGCCACAATCGCCAGTATGAAGCGGACGCAGCGGCCGCGACCCTGGCAGGCAACACCACACTGGCCTCGGCACTGTTGCGCATGGCCGTGCTCGGCCCGCAGGTCAAGACGTTGCTGGAGACCTATCTCGACTTGAACAAGCACAACTGGCCAGCGGTTGAAGACATTGCCTGGCAAGCGATCACCGAGTTGCAGCACCGTGAGTTGAAGCTGTCCAACCACGACCTGATCAACCCCCTGCCCCATCCTACCCACCGTTTACCGGCCACCGGTGAACGACTCAAGGCACTGGGTGTGCCGGTGCAGGACGTACTGGCCAGCGCAACCCGCAGCACCAGCACGCCCGTGGCGAACGCGGCACTGGACGCCTGGTTCAGCGATGCGCTGACACTGTGTCGGCAGCTGTCGGTTGAGCGGGTCACTGCGGCAGTCAATCAAGACACGCAATACACCGAAGAGCTTGAGACGCTCGCCAACGCCGTCGAAGGCGAGTTCACCTTGCATGAAGGCGCGCGACTCAGAGGCATCGTGATGGTGGCGATCGCGTTGCCGTGCGCCGCGCTGTTGCTGTTCCTGCTGATGTTGAATGGTTTGGCGCCTGGGCGGTTCAGCGAGGATAAAGTCCTGGCGTTCTGGGTTGCTGCCGGGCTCGCATGCCTGGGTTTGGTGTGGGGTGCCAGGCTGATCAAACGTTCGCCGCTCGCCGCACTGCGCATCACGCCGGATCACCTGTTCTACAACAACCTGGCGCAACCGTTACCGATTCGGGACATTGCCAAAGTGGAGGTGGTGGACAGTGCTGGGCTCTACGTGTTTGTGCATCTGGAACCCGGTGCACCTTGGCCGGCAGCGCGTGCCACAGGTTTTGGCGTACCCGGCGTGTGGCGTCAGAAGTGGCGCCGCGTACTGACCTTGCGCGCCGAGTACCTGTGTATCGACGGGGAGCGTGTTCACAGCAGCGACGTGCTGAACCTGCTGGTCGACTACATCAACGCTTCACGAGCCCGCGAGCAATTGCAGCAACAGGCACCACGCGTCCCCAAGGCAGCCACGCAGCGCGGTTTTTCGGTATAA
- a CDS encoding OprD family porin, translated as MLKQRMSLIALGILSASAAMANDQEQSKGFVEDSHLNIAARNAYISRDYKNHKQDKAEWGQGFIGKFESGFTQGTVGVGVDVIGQYAIRLDGGRGRAGAGGIDFFKTGPSTTRADGSTRNGEAADDLAKGGAAVKFRVSNTVLKYGDQFPAVPVLQYDNSRLLSETYTGTSIVSKEIEGLQLDAGHFTKEARKSAEGTDSGNLKSIDYLGGSYKFTESLSAALYASNMQDVLKKQYVNVNYVLALPEKQSLTFDFNGYKTKLDRSFAEQRGDGDARDNKIWSLGATWAVGPHSFTVAHQRSTGDTGYLYGGYRDNTKDTGIGDGGNTILLANSYWSDFNGKDERSWQAGYGLDFSAFGVPGLSYNVAYVRGTNIDDGSGRGNGTEREIFNQFKYVVQSGPAKDLSLRARASWLRVSSNASDYNVGGNELRLFADYPINVF; from the coding sequence ATGTTGAAGCAACGGATGAGTCTGATCGCTCTGGGGATTTTGAGCGCATCGGCCGCAATGGCAAACGACCAGGAGCAATCCAAGGGTTTCGTCGAAGACAGCCACCTGAACATCGCAGCACGCAACGCTTACATCAGCCGTGACTACAAGAACCACAAGCAAGATAAAGCCGAATGGGGCCAAGGCTTCATCGGCAAGTTCGAGTCCGGCTTCACCCAAGGCACCGTCGGTGTAGGTGTGGACGTGATCGGCCAATACGCTATCCGTCTGGACGGTGGCCGAGGCCGCGCTGGCGCGGGTGGTATCGACTTCTTCAAGACCGGCCCAAGCACCACGCGCGCGGATGGCTCCACTCGCAACGGCGAAGCGGCCGACGATCTGGCCAAGGGCGGCGCAGCCGTCAAATTCCGTGTTTCCAACACTGTGCTGAAATACGGTGACCAGTTCCCGGCCGTGCCGGTTCTGCAGTACGACAACTCGCGTCTGCTGTCGGAAACCTACACCGGTACTTCGATCGTTTCCAAAGAGATCGAAGGCCTGCAACTGGACGCTGGTCACTTCACCAAGGAAGCTCGCAAGAGTGCCGAAGGCACCGACAGCGGCAACCTGAAGAGCATCGACTACCTCGGTGGTAGCTACAAATTCACCGAAAGCCTGTCGGCTGCGCTGTACGCCTCCAACATGCAGGACGTGCTGAAAAAGCAATACGTCAACGTCAACTACGTGCTGGCTCTGCCAGAGAAGCAGTCGCTGACCTTTGACTTCAACGGCTACAAAACCAAGCTGGATCGCAGCTTTGCCGAGCAGCGTGGCGATGGCGACGCGCGCGACAACAAGATCTGGAGCCTGGGCGCCACTTGGGCTGTCGGCCCGCACAGCTTCACCGTGGCTCACCAGCGTAGCACCGGCGACACTGGCTACCTATACGGTGGCTACCGCGACAATACCAAGGACACCGGTATCGGCGACGGCGGCAACACCATCCTGCTGGCCAACTCCTACTGGTCTGACTTCAACGGCAAGGACGAGCGCTCCTGGCAAGCAGGCTACGGCCTGGACTTCAGCGCCTTCGGCGTGCCTGGCCTGAGCTACAACGTTGCTTACGTACGCGGTACCAACATTGACGACGGCTCTGGCCGCGGCAATGGCACCGAGCGTGAAATCTTCAACCAGTTCAAATACGTCGTTCAGAGCGGCCCAGCCAAAGACCTGAGCCTGCGTGCTCGTGCCTCGTGGTTGCGTGTGTCCAGCAACGCCAGCGACTACAACGTAGGTGGTAACGAACTGCGTCTGTTCGCCGACTACCCGATCAACGTTTTCTAA
- a CDS encoding SDR family oxidoreductase, protein MSKVVIITGASQGIGAAVVQAYRALDYRVVATSRSIQPSTDPNILTVAGDIADPATAQRVIRDALVTFGRIDSLINNAGIFIAKPFTAYTQEDYANVLAVNLNGFFYITQLAVAEMEKQRAGHIVNVTTSLVDHAIDGVPSVLASLTKGGLNSATKSLAIEYAKRGIRVNAVSPGIIKTPMHGEHTHEALGQLHPVGHMGEVSDIAQAIVYLENAGFVTGEILHVDGGQSAGH, encoded by the coding sequence ATGAGCAAAGTCGTTATCATTACCGGCGCCTCCCAAGGCATCGGCGCCGCCGTGGTCCAGGCCTATCGCGCCCTTGATTACCGCGTGGTCGCCACCTCGCGTTCGATCCAGCCATCCACCGATCCCAACATCCTCACGGTCGCCGGTGACATCGCCGACCCTGCCACCGCCCAGCGGGTCATTCGCGATGCCCTGGTCACGTTCGGGCGCATCGACAGCCTGATCAACAATGCCGGCATCTTCATCGCCAAACCCTTCACCGCCTATACCCAGGAGGATTACGCCAATGTGCTGGCGGTGAACCTCAATGGATTTTTCTACATCACCCAACTGGCCGTCGCCGAGATGGAGAAGCAGCGTGCCGGCCATATCGTCAACGTCACCACCAGCCTCGTCGACCATGCCATTGACGGGGTGCCGTCGGTGCTCGCCAGCCTGACCAAGGGTGGGTTGAATTCGGCGACCAAATCTCTGGCGATTGAATACGCCAAGCGTGGGATTCGGGTAAATGCGGTGAGCCCGGGGATTATCAAGACGCCGATGCACGGCGAGCACACCCACGAGGCGTTGGGACAGTTACACCCGGTTGGGCATATGGGCGAAGTGAGTGATATTGCCCAAGCCATCGTCTACCTGGAAAACGCCGGGTTTGTGACCGGCGAGATCTTGCATGTCGATGGTGGGCAAAGCGCCGGTCACTAG
- a CDS encoding 4-oxalocrotonate tautomerase family protein: protein MPFVSLRITRDGVTPEQKAQVIAEFTETLERVLHKRPDLTHIVIEEVDTDNWGYAGITTTEYRKSQA from the coding sequence ATGCCCTTTGTCAGCCTGCGCATCACCCGTGACGGCGTTACCCCGGAGCAAAAAGCACAGGTCATCGCCGAGTTCACCGAGACCCTCGAACGCGTCCTGCACAAACGCCCTGACCTGACTCACATCGTCATTGAAGAAGTCGATACCGATAACTGGGGCTACGCCGGCATCACCACCACCGAATACCGCAAGTCCCAAGCCTGA